In Tenacibaculum pacificus, a single window of DNA contains:
- a CDS encoding OmpA family protein — protein MIKWKNVIELSFNSDSFSCGHAALSSDEKTLYFVSDMPNGFGATDIYKVSVLENNTFGTPENLGRTINTEGREMFPFVGSDDVLYFASDGHLGLGALDVFESQIEAGVYTNPVNLGAPVNGSSDDFAFVINDAHSYGFFSSNRKSGLGDDDIYSFSIYKCKEDVKGIITDSRTGAPIQNAVVQLMDEKGAVILEQKTGRTGAYLFEKMDCEKKFVVVASKENYRNKNKDTETLDINKEVVVANLNLESLIVEDQIVINPIYFDFDLSNIREDAEYELEHIVTVMKANVDLVIKIESHTDSRGSKTYNRSLSDRRAKSTRDYLISRGISSERIESAIGFGEDSLLNNCDDANSSQCTEAEHQKNRRSYFYIVKGNTNVKVNN, from the coding sequence GTAATTGAGTTATCATTTAATAGTGATTCATTTTCATGTGGTCATGCAGCTTTAAGTTCAGATGAGAAAACGTTGTACTTTGTATCAGATATGCCAAATGGATTTGGAGCTACAGATATTTATAAAGTTTCTGTTTTAGAAAATAATACTTTTGGTACACCAGAAAATTTAGGACGTACTATTAATACGGAAGGACGTGAAATGTTTCCGTTTGTAGGAAGTGATGATGTATTATATTTTGCATCAGATGGTCATTTAGGATTAGGTGCTTTGGATGTTTTTGAATCACAAATAGAAGCAGGAGTTTATACTAACCCTGTAAATTTAGGAGCACCAGTAAATGGATCATCAGATGACTTTGCATTTGTAATAAATGATGCTCATAGTTATGGATTCTTTTCCTCAAACCGAAAAAGTGGTCTAGGCGATGATGATATTTATAGTTTTAGTATCTATAAATGTAAGGAAGATGTCAAAGGAATTATTACAGATTCACGAACAGGAGCACCAATACAGAATGCTGTAGTTCAATTAATGGATGAAAAAGGAGCGGTTATTTTAGAGCAAAAGACAGGACGAACAGGCGCTTATTTATTTGAGAAAATGGATTGTGAAAAGAAGTTTGTAGTAGTAGCATCAAAAGAAAATTACCGAAACAAGAATAAAGATACAGAAACTCTTGATATCAATAAAGAAGTAGTTGTGGCTAATCTTAATTTAGAATCATTAATAGTGGAAGATCAGATAGTAATTAATCCTATTTATTTTGATTTTGATTTATCAAATATTCGCGAAGATGCTGAATATGAATTAGAACATATCGTAACTGTTATGAAAGCAAATGTTGATTTAGTTATCAAAATAGAATCACATACCGATAGTCGAGGATCAAAAACATACAATAGAAGTTTATCAGATAGAAGAGCGAAATCAACAAGAGATTATTTAATATCAAGAGGAATTTCATCAGAAAGGATAGAAAGTGCAATTGGATTTGGAGAGGATAGTTTATTAAATAATTGTGATGATGCTAATAGTAGTCAATGTACTGAGGCTGAACATCAAAAAAATAGACGTTCTTATTTTTATATTGTCAAAGGAAATACTAATGTAAAAGTGAATAATTAA